In Puntigrus tetrazona isolate hp1 chromosome 7, ASM1883169v1, whole genome shotgun sequence, the following are encoded in one genomic region:
- the LOC122347966 gene encoding LOW QUALITY PROTEIN: NACHT and WD repeat domain-containing protein 2 (The sequence of the model RefSeq protein was modified relative to this genomic sequence to represent the inferred CDS: inserted 1 base in 1 codon), with protein sequence MSILNVSTLMLHFALTAFSESKIVSVILDAAFVSLCYKPQRTEVTTVYRSRENALKEHVSSQTPRLLQENYGIEFQVVDLYWXIDPEEWDSPELQRLRMKLLEECLKTSAGPCFVGLIGEKYGSIRVPGEVESAEFEMILDAAVEAGLDTRILEEWYCRDENSVPPAYYLKPKAEMLKNYQNSMESSSVAKSKNDKAWRAVSEEIKRIFRTSVLQLQEKGTMKSAQAKKFLCSALEDELDFALGKQTPAFLKKCVCYIRKISNFDRFAKLPEMARYMDIVVSADRVMRNQEAYERLLKVRDEFIPMVVAASNLRVYSSVTHCDMKLGYSQEVESHYVEGLCKQFYEDMVDIIQATVQQNFDTETDPLYDEIIQHLSLCKTFSSFYVYKSEALDIVQEYLYPSKGGRITPQVVYGGPCTGKTLLLAEVAKQAYSWLQKEMGPETDPVVIVRFIGSSDFSTDLRTLLQSICEQIAINYRCLIHFLPNKIQEMRELLVNLLGESSFHRPLVIILDALEQLSDVDEARKLWWLPVHLPRTVRIVVSTLPNKHGILQKLRCLIHDEDAYVELMQRDRKACSQTLKQQLLSVKRKVTSGQQIYVNEAMAKCTLPMFVNLIYREVVHWRSHKDVDDKSLCSTVHESIEQLFYSIENKLGSRFVFRALGYITMARAGLTELELEDILSLDNSVLGDIMVSSNLKSPLRISYDFIARLKEELEGYLVERQVRNVTLMVWANRHLHLIAQKLYLSNEEDVHQMHSLLAEYFLGAWAGGRKKIFHCDNNHFASLNISHHRNPHHQQSLHGHDKASADKHSYDRQTPEQPWVFQCNLLEPDIFFVNHRKMTELTYHLTRSGRTDDLMYGVIMNFSWLYTMIKIGQFDKALSDIDLAYSYTQEKELKFLATTLRSIKLKVTKNPASLSAELQQRLLPVVTSLPKLRHLLLECDKDGPKYCSIVPLHSSMDVTYSPERLPLCSSYMQIVEILPTLAPNIVIVALEDGSVSTWDVESRQLIRQIDTARSVVLGIRLTTDEKYLVVATTKNTLLIYDNHKSCLLSEVEVKGSKHCGITGGVAFINGFTLSSHHALAWLEASKDVNVIDLLYGWPLYQFHCWYEVTCVQCSPDGMYAFCGQYLNTTTIFHLGSGDKLATMTSEFSGGFVKSILILDTIHQMVMIDNEGSLSVWNTKDITNPKLMEDYDCRGDDSEVVGIELSEDQRSILICKARSIEVLDTKIWKMAEKFKAKRSEKFVAAVLSKNSQSIIASMENTSSIFVWRRDSGQCMASLIEISGAIVKLIKSTHHNLLLSVASSGVLSVWDIDIITAMSNIDKTGKPIQSLQLSGREDFVYTMDGSEVIHKWNYSTGFIEMVFKHEGLVENCVLTTSGDLMVTSDDKSSQYIWHTTTGENIFRINGQRISQLLITHNDQFVVSLCEQNASRVWRLATGHKVCNILVTLQHALITTANTFLVGSNKNKMLAVSLWSGSVSKKFICDDGITIVNFKLIPDSPDYVVFITSTETVFIWSVADESVCRRVQLPSNFLKNLEDFQISPNGKLGIVSKGDENINVLDLHSGKLRLVHAAGIIWRQKLSRDGRYLVYICFLNCDEDDDAGVVSSLIVMRLADGKSIGTCSLYKTPTYLCLSQRALNIIVGFEDGSIGTYTVVDRVDAALKIKIATSNSRQIVNNASQKVRPKCSTNAFKTIADCVWRESTEVFSRDSPINVSDSGEPETTTPTKKTELLQ encoded by the exons GGGCTCATCGGAGAGAAGTATGGCAGCATTCGGGTCCCAGGTGAGGTGGAGTCGGCCGAGTTTGAGATGATTTTGGATGCGGCGGTGGAGGCGGGACTAGACACACGGATCTTGGAGGAGTGGTATTGTCGAGATGAGAACTCAGTCCCGCCTGCCTACTACCTAAAACCCAAAGCTGAGATGCTGAAGAACTACCAGAACTCT ATGGAGTCAAGCAGCGTAGCAAAATCGAAGAACGACAAGGCATGGAGGGCAGTCTCAGAGGAAATCAAGAGGATCTTCAGAACCTCTGTTTTACAGCTGCAGGAGAAGGGAACCATGAAGAGCGCTCAAGCCAAGAAATTTCTGTGCTCAG CGTTAGAGGATGAACTGGATTTCGCATTGGGCAAGCAGACCCCAGCCTTCCTCAAGAAGTGTGTATGTTACATCCGGAAGATATCCAACTTTGACCGCTTCGCTAAACTCCCCGAGATGGCCCGCTACATGGACATCGTGGTGAGCGCCGACCGTGTCATGAGAAACCAAGAAGCCTATGAGCGTCTTCTGAAAGTCCGAGACGAGTTCATTCCGATGGTGGTGGCAGCATCCAATCTTCGAGTCTACTCCTCAGTCACTCACTGTGACATGAAACTTGGCTACTCACAGGAAGTAGAGAGCCACTACGTCGAAGGTCTGTGTAAACAGTTTTATGAAGACATGGTGGATATCATCCAAGCCACGGTCCAACAGAACTTTGACACAGAGACCGATCCGCTCTATGATGAAATTATACAGCATCTTTCGCTGTGCAAgactttttcatctttttatgtGTACAAGAGTGAAGCTTTGGACATAGTCCAGGAGTACCTGTACCCCTCCAAAGGTGGTCGAATAACTCCCCAAGTGGTGTATGGAGGACCCTGCACTGGAAAGACATTGTTACTTGCGGAAGTGGCAAAACAG GCTTATTCATGGCTACAGAAGGAAATGGGACCAGAAACAGACCCGGTTGTCATTGTCAGATTCATCGGGTCTTCAGACTTCTCTACTGACCTCCGCACGCTGCTGCAGAGCATCTGTGAGCAGATTGCCATCAACTATCGGTGCCTGATCCACTTCTTACCAAACAAGATCCAGGAGATGAGGGAGCTGCTGGTAAATTTGCTAGGGGAGTCATCATTTCACCGACCTCTTGTCATTATTCTGGATGCCTTGGAGCAGTTGTCAGATGTTGACGAGGCTCGGAAGCTGTGGTGGCTGCCTGTCCACCTGCCACGTACAGTCCGAATTGTAGTGTCAACCCTGCCCAACAAGCACGGGATACTCCAGAAATTACGCTGCCTGATACATGACGAGGATGCCTATGTTGAACTGATGCAAAGAGACCGCAAAGCTTGCAGTCAGACACTTAAACAGCAGCTTCTGAGTGTCAAAAGGAAGGTGACATCTGGCCAACAGATATATGTGAATGAGGCAATGGCAAAATGTACACTCCCCATGTTCGTCAACCTCATCTACCGAGAGGTAGTTCACTGGAGGTCGCACAAGGATGTGGACGACAAATCATTGTGTTCGACGGTGCACGAAAGCATTGAGCAGCTTTTCTACTCTATTGAAAACAAGCTTGGCTCACGCTTTGTCTTTCGAGCACTGGGCTATATCACAATGGCACGGGCAGGCCTAACAGAGCTGGAGCTAGAGGATATCTTATCTTTGGACAACAGTGTCCTTGGGGACATCATGGTGAGCTCTAATCTTAAAAGCCCGCTGCGCATTTCTTACGATTTCATAGCCAGGCTAAAAGAAGAACTTGAGGGTTATTTAGTGGAGCGTCAAGTCCGTAATGTAACGCTAATGGTTTGGGCAAACCGCCACCTGCATCTTATAGCACAAAAGCTATACCTCAGTAATGAAGAAGATGTACATCAAATGCATAGCCTTTTGGCTGAGTACTTCCTTGGGGCATGGGCAGGTGGTAGAAAGAAGATATTCCACTGCGACAATAATCACTTTGCCTCACTGAATATCTCACACCATCGAAACCCTCATCACCAGCAGAGCCTTCACGGCCACGACAAAGCTTCTGCTGACAAGCACTCTTATGACAGACAGACACCCGAACAACCCTGGGTGTTCCAGTGTAACTTGCTAGAGCCAGACATCTTCTTTGTCAACCATCGAAAGATGACGGAGCTCACATACCACCTGACAAGGAGCGGCCGGACAGATGATCTCATGTATGGTGTCATCATGAACTTCAGCTGGCTCTACACTATGATAAAGATAGGGCAGTTTGACAAGGCCCTGTCAGACATTGACCTAGCTTACAGCTACACGCAAGAAAAGGAGCTAAAGTTTCTCGCAACTACACTCCGCAGTATTAAGCTTAAAGTGACAAAAAATCCTGCATCACTGTCTGCTGAACTTCAGCAAAGGCTCCTTCCAGTTGTCACATCTCTTCCGAAGCTCAGACACCTCCTTCTTGAATGTGACAAGGATGGTCCGAAATATTGCTCCATTGTGCCACTGCACTCTTCCATGGATGTCACTTACAGTCCCGAGAGATTACCGCTGTGTTCTAGCTACATGCAAATAGTGGAAATTCTACCTACATTAGCTCCAAACATAGTCATTGTGGCCCTTGAAGATGGATCAGTCAGCACGTGGGATGTTGAGAGCAGACAGCTGATAAGACAGATAGACACGGCAAGGTCAGTTGTTCTTGGCATCAGGCTAACCACAGATGAGAAGTATCTGGTAGTGGCCACTACAAAAAATACACTGCTCATTTACGACAACCACAAGTCCTGCTTGTTGTCAGAGGTTGAGGTGAAAGGGTCCAAGCACTGTGGCATCACTGGCGGTGTAGCATTTATCAATGGATTCACCTTGTCCAGCCACCATGCCTTAGCTTGGCTGGAGGCAAGCAAAGATGTCAATGTGATTGATTTGCTCTATGGCTGGCCGTTGTATCAGTTCCATTGCTGGTATGAGGTAACCTGTGTCCAGTGTTCCCCAGATGGAATGTATGCTTTCTGCGGACAGTATCTCAACACAACCACCATATTTCATCTCGGAAGTGGGGACAAGCTTGCTACAATGACTTCTGAATTCTCTGGTGGTTTTGTTAAGTCCATCCTGATTCTAGACACCATTCATCAAATGGTGATGATCGACAATGAGGGCAGTCTCTCTGTGTGGAACACCAAAGATATCACAAATCCCAAACTGATGGAGGATTATGACTGCAGAGGAGATGATAGTGAAGTTGTGGGCATAGAGCTTTCTGAGGATCAGCGATCCATCCTCATCTGCAAAGCGAGAAGCATTGAGGTGCTGGACACCAAGATTTGGAAGATGGCAGAGAAGTTCAAGGCCAAGCGCAGCGAGAAATTTGTGGCAGCCGTTCTCTCCAAAAACAGCCAAAGTATAATAGCTTCCATGGAGAACACATCATCCATATTCGTGTGGAGGAGAGATAGTGGACAGTGCATGGCCAGCTTGATAGAGATATCTGGAGCCATTGTTAAACTGATCAAATCAACACACCATAACTTGCTGCTGTCTGTGGCCAGCAGTGGCGTGCTTTCTGTGTGGGACATTGACATAATAACAGCCATGTCAAACATTGATAAAACTGGGAAACCTATCCAAAGTCTGCAGCTCTCTGGCCGAGAGGATTTTGTCTACACCATGGATGGGTCAGAGGTCATCCACAAGTGGAACTACAGCACAGGTTTCATTGAGATGGTGTTCAAGCATGAAGGCCTTGTGGAAAACTGCGTCTTGACAACATCGGGCGATCTAATGGTGACATCTGATGATAAAAGTAGTCAGTACATCTGGCATACAACCACGGGTGAGAATATATTCCGTATCAATGGTCAGAGGATCTCACAGCttctcatcacacacaatgatcAGTTTGTAGTGTCCCTTTGCGAGCAAAATGCTTCCCGCGTTTGGAGGCTTGCAACCGGGCACAAGGTGTGCAATATATTGGTAACACTCCAGCATGCCCTCATTACCACAGCAAACACATTCCTCGTGGGAAGCAACAAGAATAAGATGCTGGCTGTTAGTTTGTGGTCAGGCAGTGTATCCAAAAAGTTCATCTGTGATGATGGGATCACAATTGTTAACTTCAAGTTAATTCCTGACAGTCCAGATTATGTCGTCTTCATCACCTCCACAGAAACAGTTTTCATTTGGAGTGTTGCAGATGAGTCTGTGTGCAGGCGGGTGCAGCTGCCTAGCAACTTTTTAAAGAACTTGGAGGATTTCCAAATATCGCCAAATGGGAAATTGGGCATTGTGTCGAAAGGTGATGAGAACATTAATGTCCTAGACCTTCACAGTGGAAAACTGCGTCTGGTCCATGCTGCTGGTATAATATGGCGGCAAAAGCTCTCACGAGATGGACGCTATTTAGTGTACATCTGTTTCCTCAATTGTGACGAAGATGATGATGCAGGGGTGGTTTCAAGTCTGATTGTCATGAGATTGGCAGATGGCAAGAGCATCGGGACCTGTTCCCTCTACAAAACGCCAACCTATCTGTGCCTATCACAGCGAGCACTTAACATCATTGTGGGATTTGAGGATGGCAGCATTGGCACCTACACAGTCGTAGACCGTGTGGATGCAGCTCTGAAAATCAAGATCGCCACCTCAAACAGTCGCCAAATAGTTAACAACGCCTCACAGAAAGTACGACCCAAGTGTAGCACCAATGCCTTCAAGACCATTGCTGACTGTGTGTGGAGAGAATCCACCGAGGTCTTTTCACGGGACAGTCCTATCAATGTGTCTGACAGTGGAGAACCAGAGACAACAACACCCACAAAGAAAACTGAACTGCTGCAGTGA